The following coding sequences are from one Microtus pennsylvanicus isolate mMicPen1 chromosome 1, mMicPen1.hap1, whole genome shotgun sequence window:
- the LOC142850442 gene encoding olfactory receptor 5K1, which yields MVEENHTMKHEFILTGFTDDPEMKALLFVVFFVIYLITMVGNMGLMILISKERSLHTPMYIFLGNLALVDSCCACAITPKMLGNFFSQDRTISLYECMAQFYFLCTVETADCFLLAAMAYDRYVAICNPLQYHTMMSKKLCLQMTTGAFIAGNLHSMIHVGLLFRLAFCGSNHINHFYCDILPLYRLSCVDPYVNELVLFVFSGSIQVFTIGSVLLSYLYIVFTIFQMKSKEGRIKAFSTCASHFLSVSLFYGSLFFMYIRPNLLEEGDKDIPAAILFTIVVPLLNPFIYSLRNKEVKNVLKKILMKKITSRSFKQASAIA from the coding sequence ATGGTTGAAGAAAATCACACCATGAAGCATGAGTTTATCCTCACAGGATTTACAGACGATCCAGAAATGAAGGCCCTTCTGTTTGTGGTATTCTTTGTCATCTATCTAATCACTATGGTAGGGAATATGGGCCTGATGATTCTGATTTCCAAAGAACGTTCTCTTCACACACCAATGTACATCTTTCTGGGCAACCTGGCTCTCGTGGATTCTTGCTGTGCTTGTGCTATTACTCCTAAAATGTTGGGGAACTTTTTTTCTCAGGACAGAACAATCTCTCTGTATGAATGCATGgcacagttttattttctttgcactgTTGAAACTGCAGACTGCTTCCTCCTGGCAgcaatggcctatgaccgctatgtggccatctgcaacccACTGCAGTACCACACCATGATGTCCAAGAAGCTCTGCCTTCAGATGACCACAGGGGCCTTCATAGCTGGAAACCTGCATTCCATGATTCACGTGGGGCTACTATTTAGACTGGCATTCTGTGGGTCTAATCACATCAACCACTTTTATTGTGACATCCTTCCTTTGTACAGACTCTCCTGTGTTGATCCCTATGTCAACGAGCTTGTGCTGTTTGTCTTCTCAGGCTCAATTCAAGTTTTCACAATAGGCAGTGTCCTCCTATCTTACCTTTACATTGTTTTTACAATTTTCCAAATGAAGTCCAAAGAGGGGAGGATCAAAGCCTTCTCTACCTGTGCGTCtcactttctgtctgtctcattATTCTATGGATCTCTTTTCTTCATGTACATTAGGCCAAATTTGCTAGAAGAAGGAGATAAAGATATACCAGCTGCTATTTTGTTTACAATAGTAGTTCCCTTACTAAATCCTTTTATTTATAGCTtgagaaataaagaagtaaagaacgtcttgaaaaaaattctgaTGAAAAAAATAACCTCAAGAAGTTTTAAACAAGCATCTGCTATAGCTTAA